The following proteins are encoded in a genomic region of Pseudomonadota bacterium:
- a CDS encoding Csp1 family four helix bundle copper storage protein, translated as MSREIVQNTVSGKRTGSDSDIDPTRRLLLAGAGAVSVLGVAGPALAAPAGGYSHGHGNPRHGELIRAANRCTNVGQACLAHIFREFKGGDTTLAECGILVENTITTCNTLVTLAHNQAEQLPDMTAVCLKVCEACEVECRKHGKKHPICLDMAEACQAVVKACREALA; from the coding sequence ATGTCACGTGAGATTGTTCAGAACACCGTTAGCGGAAAACGGACGGGGTCCGATTCGGACATCGACCCCACACGTCGCCTACTTTTGGCCGGCGCGGGCGCAGTCTCCGTATTAGGGGTTGCGGGACCGGCGCTGGCCGCTCCGGCCGGAGGGTATTCTCACGGACACGGCAACCCCAGACATGGCGAGCTCATTCGTGCAGCCAATCGATGCACCAACGTGGGTCAAGCGTGCTTGGCTCACATCTTCCGCGAGTTCAAAGGCGGTGATACCACCCTGGCGGAATGCGGCATCTTGGTGGAAAACACCATCACGACATGCAACACATTGGTCACCCTGGCCCACAATCAGGCCGAACAGTTGCCGGACATGACAGCGGTTTGCCTCAAAGTATGTGAAGCCTGCGAAGTGGAATGCCGCAAACACGGTAAGAAACACCCTATTTGCCTCGACATGGCGGAGGCTTGCCAAGCCGTTGTCAAAGCCTGTCGCGAGGCGTTGGCATAA
- a CDS encoding multicopper oxidase domain-containing protein, which yields MSLRNIGLLVVAALVFATIAFFSAPAKWVPHSWRVTAYEWFGASDYSQSPATGEYPLPDPEIICPTDARGWRKAQVIEGVEIEASDGCKPDNPYLVAAAVKGTNQVSAGTLLSAGLLPDTVTKGRDLDGDGDPDEIHIKLEVLELNGNSPDLPVPVTTFSIAPGIEPGFWIFAPKSFGMSTANFETRQANDLLRMPAPVLRVEQGDKVTVTLENTHYLPHTIHFHGVDHPFSADHGIPHDETMSHLHGVGTDGVAETSEMPAMPGNALVYEFQPRQAGTMFYHCHVQANVHILMGMQGMFVIEENRPNNWVQSINVGAGHVRHRSVAVRETHDREYDLHFQDFFKELGETIQKHTDPRLTIHEQHRRWDITDDDADYYLLNGVSFPYTLQDSLVIVEPDTKVKMRVLNGGSEGVAFHSHGFRPLVTHLDGIPLSPGNQFQRDVIWIASAQRVDLTLQTTNDGLNNYGEGIWIFHDHREAAQTTDGIYPGGTISAITFESYLDDNGFPKVHGVDWKKFFTPEYYRKSVPIWLDYDIRGLFGNADVPSGAVVRFVVFGVAIGGLIGILVGLLTGRRRDR from the coding sequence ATGAGCTTGCGTAACATCGGATTATTAGTGGTGGCCGCCTTGGTTTTCGCCACCATCGCGTTTTTCTCTGCACCGGCCAAATGGGTTCCACACAGCTGGCGGGTGACTGCTTACGAGTGGTTCGGTGCATCGGACTACAGCCAAAGCCCCGCGACCGGCGAGTATCCACTGCCGGACCCCGAGATCATCTGTCCCACCGACGCACGCGGTTGGCGCAAAGCGCAGGTGATCGAAGGCGTGGAGATCGAGGCATCCGACGGCTGCAAACCGGATAATCCCTACCTTGTGGCGGCGGCTGTCAAAGGGACCAACCAGGTCTCAGCGGGAACCCTGTTAAGTGCCGGCCTGCTGCCCGACACCGTAACCAAAGGTCGGGATCTCGACGGCGACGGGGACCCGGATGAGATCCACATCAAACTCGAGGTGCTCGAACTCAACGGCAACTCGCCGGATCTGCCGGTACCCGTGACCACATTCAGCATTGCCCCGGGTATCGAACCGGGATTTTGGATCTTCGCGCCCAAGTCCTTCGGCATGTCCACGGCCAATTTCGAAACCCGTCAAGCCAACGATTTGCTGCGCATGCCGGCACCGGTATTACGCGTTGAACAGGGCGACAAGGTCACCGTCACCCTGGAAAACACCCACTACCTGCCGCACACCATCCACTTTCATGGCGTCGACCACCCCTTTTCGGCGGACCATGGCATCCCTCACGACGAGACGATGAGTCATCTGCATGGTGTGGGTACGGACGGCGTGGCGGAAACCAGCGAAATGCCGGCCATGCCAGGCAATGCTTTGGTCTACGAATTTCAGCCGCGGCAAGCGGGCACCATGTTCTATCACTGCCACGTGCAAGCCAACGTCCATATCCTCATGGGCATGCAAGGCATGTTCGTCATTGAAGAGAATCGCCCTAACAACTGGGTCCAAAGCATCAACGTGGGAGCCGGGCACGTCCGGCATCGTTCCGTCGCGGTTCGAGAAACCCACGACCGGGAATACGACCTGCACTTTCAGGACTTTTTCAAGGAGCTGGGCGAAACCATACAGAAACACACCGATCCTCGGCTGACCATTCATGAGCAGCATCGGCGCTGGGATATTACCGACGACGACGCCGACTATTACCTGCTCAATGGCGTGTCTTTCCCTTACACCTTGCAGGATTCACTGGTCATCGTTGAGCCGGACACCAAGGTGAAAATGCGCGTGTTGAATGGCGGCTCCGAAGGGGTGGCGTTTCACAGCCACGGATTCAGGCCCTTGGTCACACACCTGGACGGCATTCCGCTATCACCTGGCAACCAGTTCCAGCGAGACGTGATTTGGATCGCCTCAGCGCAACGGGTGGATCTCACCTTGCAGACCACCAACGACGGCTTGAACAACTATGGCGAAGGCATCTGGATCTTCCACGATCACCGCGAAGCGGCCCAAACCACTGACGGCATTTACCCCGGCGGGACCATCAGTGCGATTACGTTCGAGTCGTATCTGGATGACAACGGCTTTCCAAAAGTACACGGCGTGGACTGGAAGAAATTCTTCACTCCAGAGTACTACCGTAAAAGCGTGCCGATTTGGCTCGACTACGACATTCGCGGCCTGTTCGGGAACGCCGATGTCCCCAGCGGTGCCGTGGTGCGGTTTGTGGTATTCGGCGTCGCCATCGGCGGGTTGATCGGGATCCTGGTGGGGCTCCTGACAGGCCGCCGGAGGGATCGATGA
- a CDS encoding glutamate synthase subunit beta: protein MGKTTGFLEIRRRDPAYAPVGERVQHFHEFSIPLSEEELQDQGARCMDCGIPFCHSGCPLHNLIPDWNHLTYRGHWHRALQRLLATNNFPEFTGRVCPAPCEASCTLNLQDAPVAIRTIEAALADRGWKEGWITPEIPPRRTGKQVAVVGSGPAGLACAQQLARAGHNVVVFEKRNQIGGLLRYGIPDFKLDPGLIDRRVAQMQAEGVEFRRNTVVGKDIRASDLLARFDAVVLAAGCEQPRDLDVPGRDADGVHFAMDFLSQQKQRSSGEAIAGPKITAEGKRVLVIGGGDTGADCVGTAVRQGAQSVTQIEIMPCPPSHEDKLLSWPNWPHKLRTSTSHEEGCERLWSVGTKAFDTDQTGHVRGLRAVHMAWQSQGARWQMAEVAGSEFDIPTNLVLLAMGFVHPIHPGLLEELNVDLDTRGNVLADTPSYQTSLENVFAAGDQRRGQSLVVWAIHEGRECARAVDEYLRDSTTRSDSRRA, encoded by the coding sequence ATGGGTAAAACGACGGGCTTTTTGGAGATCCGGCGGCGCGACCCGGCCTACGCGCCAGTCGGTGAGCGGGTTCAGCACTTTCATGAATTCAGCATTCCGCTGAGTGAAGAGGAACTTCAGGATCAAGGCGCCCGCTGCATGGATTGCGGCATCCCGTTCTGTCACAGCGGCTGCCCGCTCCATAACCTGATCCCCGACTGGAATCATCTAACCTACCGCGGACACTGGCACCGCGCGCTGCAACGCCTACTGGCAACGAATAACTTCCCCGAATTCACCGGACGGGTTTGTCCGGCGCCCTGCGAGGCGTCGTGTACGCTGAACTTGCAGGACGCACCGGTGGCCATTCGCACCATCGAAGCCGCTCTCGCCGACCGCGGGTGGAAAGAAGGCTGGATTACCCCGGAAATCCCACCTCGCCGGACCGGCAAGCAAGTGGCCGTGGTCGGCTCCGGGCCGGCCGGCTTGGCCTGCGCACAACAACTTGCGCGCGCGGGGCACAACGTGGTGGTATTCGAGAAACGAAACCAGATCGGCGGCTTGCTTCGCTACGGCATACCCGACTTCAAGCTCGATCCCGGCTTGATCGATCGGCGGGTGGCCCAGATGCAGGCCGAAGGGGTCGAATTTCGTCGCAATACGGTGGTTGGGAAAGACATCCGCGCCTCAGATCTTTTGGCCCGCTTCGATGCCGTCGTCCTGGCCGCTGGCTGCGAACAGCCACGAGATCTCGACGTACCGGGCCGCGATGCCGATGGCGTTCACTTCGCCATGGATTTTTTAAGTCAGCAGAAACAGCGCAGCAGCGGTGAGGCCATCGCCGGCCCGAAGATCACCGCCGAAGGTAAGCGCGTATTGGTGATCGGCGGCGGCGACACGGGCGCCGATTGCGTCGGCACCGCCGTACGCCAGGGCGCCCAATCGGTGACCCAAATCGAGATCATGCCCTGCCCGCCCTCGCACGAAGACAAACTGTTGAGCTGGCCCAACTGGCCACACAAACTTCGAACCTCCACCAGCCATGAGGAAGGATGCGAGCGACTGTGGAGCGTAGGCACCAAAGCCTTCGATACTGACCAGACGGGACATGTTCGGGGCTTGAGAGCCGTACACATGGCATGGCAAAGCCAAGGAGCACGCTGGCAGATGGCGGAAGTCGCTGGCAGCGAGTTCGACATTCCCACCAATTTGGTCCTGTTGGCCATGGGGTTTGTGCACCCCATCCATCCAGGGCTATTGGAAGAATTGAATGTAGACCTGGACACGCGAGGTAATGTGCTGGCCGATACGCCGAGTTACCAAACCTCGTTGGAGAACGTTTTCGCAGCGGGAGATCAACGACGGGGCCAGTCTTTGGTGGTCTGGGCCATTCACGAGGGGCGCGAGTGCGCCCGGGCGGTGGATGAGTATCTCCGCGACTCAACCACCCGATCTGATTCACGCCGGGCGTGA
- a CDS encoding pyridoxal phosphate-dependent aminotransferase has translation MNAMDLPEYRIAHRVADARISAIKEMAMLSARIEGAASLTWGLPSFQTPEWIREAVAGSLAIDPDIGKYALPDGLPVLRQLAAERHARETGISVDVDHHVMITAGNMQALNTLFHVLINPGDEIILTDPGFASHFQQVQICGGLSVHWALDEANGWRLNVDALPQLITPRSKAIVLVSPSNPTGAIFERESLLRVGEIARAHNLLVILDDPYSAFTYEHREEYFNLASVPALRERVIYCFTFSKCYAMSGWRLGYMILPSALKREALKVHDATMICAPRISQVAGVAALRHDIDPFEEFEAVLARRRALICERLDHMSHVFRYSRPQGAYYVFPRIVAPHQDAWEFCRRLLEEASVTLTPGSAFGPSGEHHVRMAYCVSDDTINQAFDRMERYFGREGR, from the coding sequence ATGAATGCTATGGATTTGCCGGAATACCGGATCGCCCACCGCGTTGCGGATGCCCGAATATCTGCCATTAAAGAAATGGCCATGTTGAGCGCCCGTATTGAGGGTGCCGCATCATTGACCTGGGGATTGCCTTCGTTCCAAACGCCCGAGTGGATTCGCGAAGCGGTCGCCGGATCGTTGGCCATCGACCCCGACATCGGCAAGTACGCGCTGCCCGACGGATTACCCGTTTTACGGCAACTGGCCGCAGAGCGGCACGCACGTGAGACGGGGATATCGGTCGACGTCGATCATCACGTGATGATCACCGCCGGTAACATGCAGGCGCTCAATACGCTTTTTCATGTGCTGATCAATCCCGGCGACGAGATCATTCTGACCGACCCCGGCTTTGCTTCGCACTTTCAGCAGGTCCAGATCTGTGGCGGTCTGTCGGTGCACTGGGCGCTGGATGAGGCCAACGGCTGGCGCCTGAATGTTGATGCCCTGCCGCAATTGATTACCCCACGTAGCAAAGCGATCGTGTTGGTGTCGCCTTCCAATCCCACGGGTGCCATTTTTGAGCGTGAGTCTTTGTTGCGCGTCGGTGAGATCGCCCGAGCCCACAATTTGTTGGTGATCTTGGATGATCCCTATTCCGCCTTCACCTATGAGCACCGGGAGGAATATTTCAATTTGGCCTCGGTCCCCGCACTGCGCGAGCGAGTGATCTACTGCTTCACGTTTTCCAAGTGTTACGCTATGAGTGGCTGGCGTTTGGGGTATATGATTCTGCCGTCGGCGTTAAAGCGGGAAGCGTTGAAGGTCCATGATGCCACCATGATTTGCGCGCCGCGTATCTCTCAAGTCGCCGGTGTGGCCGCCTTGCGTCATGACATTGATCCGTTCGAAGAATTCGAGGCTGTCCTGGCCCGGCGGCGAGCATTGATTTGCGAGCGGTTGGATCACATGAGTCATGTGTTCCGTTATTCCCGGCCACAGGGCGCCTACTACGTATTTCCTCGGATTGTGGCGCCGCATCAAGACGCGTGGGAGTTCTGCCGACGCTTGCTGGAAGAGGCGAGCGTTACACTGACGCCGGGCAGCGCGTTCGGCCCCTCGGGTGAGCATCACGTCCGAATGGCCTATTGCGTATCGGACGACACCATCAACCAAGCTTTTGACCGGATGGAGCGCTACTTCGGACGCGAAGGGCGATGA
- a CDS encoding transglutaminase family protein: protein MTIRVAIHHKTHYEYSSPVALSPHAFRLRPAVHSRTPIEAYSFRVTPKKHFINWQQDPFGNFLARVVFLEKTRVLDFEVDLIADMTVINPFDFFVEEFAKHYPFQYPPQLLKELAPYLEIREDGPELKKWLASIKADNKPEIVDFLVETNQRLQKDIGYVIRMEPGVQSCEETLSKALGSCRDTGWLLVQIMRHLGLAARFVSGYLIQLTADVKSLDGPSGPKADFTDLHAWCEVYVPGAGWVGLDPTSGLFAGEGHIPLACTPGPESAAPITGDFWGNDDTEVEFFHSNEVRRFHEDPRVTKPYTEDQWSRIQTLGQYVDRQLEAGDIRLTMGGEPTFVSIDDMESAQWNIAALGAHKRELAGNLLGRLWRRFGSGGVLQHAQGKWYPGEPLPRWSLGCFWRADGTSIWRRPELLAEDGKDYGCDHREAARFAEALTQTLGIDPDYVAPAYEDVFYQSWEAENLPVDLDPLKAAKKDTDEHRRLAALLNRGLETPAGYVLPLRWDDDGQSWVSVHWPFRRNQLFLTPGDSPIGYRLPLDRLPWRARERRRKEPAVERSLFEPLPPLGDYYGEVTRRFSRVSQINLAQDRRQEMPLADNGPAFEDAATDRVTDVFHTALCVEAREGRIHIFMPPLVHLEHFLDLVASIEATADRLDMPVRLEGYEPPHDYRLKRLMVTPDPGVIEVNVHPAHNWRELVDITESLYEEAHFSRLGTEKFMLDGRHAGTGGGNHVTLGGATPADSPFLRRPDLLRSLITYWQHHPALSYLFSGLFIGPTSQAPRVDEARDDSLYELEIAFREMPEGEVPEPWLVDRLLRHLLVDVTGNTHRAEFCIDKLYSPDSQRGRLGLVEFRAFEMPPHARMAAVQMLLLRTLIAYFWHRPYKKDLARWGTELHDRFMLPHYVARDMEDVVLDLRNAGFAFEAEWLDPFLEFRFPHYGTVRVGDIKLELRWAIEPWHVLGEEVSNVGTARFVDSSVERVQVKLNGLTDSRYVLTCNGRRVPLHNTGTQGEYVAGVRYRAWQPPSALHPTIGIHSPLVFDIIDTWHGRSIGGCTYYVGHPGGRHYDVFPVNAYVAETRRVSRFWGFGHTPGRIEPPPEYARMGQFVPEGSGLGPAQPPTEDVNPDYPHTLDMRKRSRWRMS, encoded by the coding sequence ATGACGATTCGCGTGGCCATTCACCACAAGACGCACTACGAGTACAGCAGTCCCGTCGCGTTGTCGCCTCATGCATTCCGCTTACGGCCAGCCGTTCACTCGCGCACCCCCATCGAAGCTTATTCGTTCAGGGTTACGCCCAAGAAGCATTTCATTAACTGGCAACAGGACCCCTTCGGTAATTTTCTGGCGCGGGTTGTTTTTTTGGAAAAGACCCGGGTGCTGGATTTCGAAGTGGATTTGATTGCCGACATGACGGTGATCAACCCGTTCGATTTTTTTGTCGAGGAGTTCGCCAAGCACTATCCCTTCCAGTATCCGCCACAGCTCTTGAAGGAGTTGGCTCCCTATCTGGAAATTCGCGAAGACGGGCCGGAATTGAAAAAGTGGCTGGCGTCGATCAAGGCCGACAACAAGCCTGAAATTGTCGATTTCCTGGTGGAGACCAATCAGCGCTTGCAGAAAGACATCGGCTACGTGATTCGCATGGAGCCCGGCGTGCAGAGCTGCGAGGAGACCTTGTCCAAGGCTCTGGGTTCGTGTCGGGATACTGGCTGGTTATTGGTCCAGATCATGCGCCATCTTGGACTGGCCGCCCGCTTCGTATCGGGTTATTTGATCCAGTTGACCGCGGATGTGAAGTCCCTGGACGGGCCCAGTGGCCCGAAAGCCGACTTCACCGATTTGCATGCCTGGTGTGAGGTTTACGTTCCCGGCGCCGGATGGGTCGGGCTGGATCCCACCTCAGGACTGTTCGCCGGCGAAGGTCACATCCCATTGGCCTGCACACCGGGACCGGAGAGTGCGGCGCCGATCACGGGTGATTTCTGGGGTAACGACGACACGGAGGTGGAGTTTTTTCATTCCAATGAGGTTCGGCGCTTCCACGAGGATCCGAGGGTGACCAAACCCTACACCGAGGATCAGTGGTCGAGAATCCAGACCCTCGGCCAATATGTCGATCGCCAACTGGAAGCCGGTGATATCCGTTTGACCATGGGTGGGGAGCCGACCTTCGTCTCCATCGACGATATGGAGTCGGCTCAGTGGAACATTGCAGCACTGGGTGCCCACAAGCGTGAGCTGGCTGGCAACCTATTGGGGCGGCTTTGGCGTCGATTCGGTTCGGGAGGCGTGTTGCAACACGCCCAGGGCAAGTGGTATCCCGGCGAGCCGTTACCCCGTTGGTCACTGGGCTGTTTCTGGCGGGCCGACGGGACATCCATTTGGCGCCGGCCGGAGCTTTTGGCCGAGGATGGCAAGGACTACGGCTGCGATCACCGCGAAGCGGCCCGTTTCGCCGAGGCGCTGACGCAGACCCTGGGGATCGATCCGGACTACGTCGCTCCGGCCTATGAAGATGTGTTTTACCAGAGCTGGGAAGCCGAGAACTTGCCGGTTGATCTGGATCCGCTCAAGGCGGCCAAAAAAGACACCGACGAGCATCGACGACTGGCGGCGCTGTTAAATCGGGGTTTGGAAACCCCTGCTGGCTACGTCCTTCCGCTGCGCTGGGATGACGACGGTCAGTCTTGGGTTAGCGTGCATTGGCCATTCCGGCGTAATCAACTGTTTCTGACGCCCGGGGATTCGCCTATCGGATACCGTCTGCCCCTTGATCGGCTGCCGTGGCGGGCACGGGAGCGGCGCCGCAAAGAGCCGGCAGTGGAGCGGAGTCTGTTCGAACCCTTGCCACCGCTGGGTGACTACTACGGCGAAGTGACTCGTCGGTTCAGTCGCGTGAGTCAGATCAATTTGGCTCAGGATCGACGCCAGGAAATGCCACTGGCGGATAATGGGCCGGCGTTCGAGGATGCAGCGACGGATCGTGTCACGGACGTGTTTCACACCGCGCTGTGTGTGGAAGCCCGAGAGGGACGGATCCATATATTTATGCCGCCGCTTGTTCACTTGGAGCATTTTCTTGATTTGGTCGCCAGCATCGAAGCGACTGCCGATCGTCTGGATATGCCAGTACGGTTGGAAGGCTACGAGCCACCCCATGATTACCGCCTGAAGCGCTTGATGGTGACGCCCGATCCCGGCGTCATTGAGGTCAACGTGCATCCCGCCCACAACTGGCGGGAATTGGTGGACATCACAGAATCCTTGTATGAAGAGGCGCATTTTTCGCGGCTGGGTACGGAAAAATTCATGCTCGATGGGCGTCATGCGGGTACCGGTGGTGGCAACCATGTCACGCTCGGGGGGGCAACGCCCGCTGACAGTCCTTTTCTCCGGCGGCCGGATTTGCTTCGAAGCCTGATCACCTACTGGCAGCACCACCCGGCCTTGTCCTATTTGTTTTCCGGCTTGTTCATCGGTCCGACCAGCCAGGCACCCCGCGTGGATGAGGCACGCGACGACAGTTTGTACGAGTTGGAGATTGCCTTTCGCGAAATGCCGGAAGGCGAAGTACCCGAGCCCTGGTTAGTCGACCGGCTGTTGCGGCATCTTCTGGTGGATGTGACTGGCAACACCCACCGTGCCGAGTTCTGCATCGATAAACTGTATTCGCCCGATAGTCAGCGTGGGCGTTTGGGCTTGGTCGAGTTTCGGGCCTTCGAAATGCCGCCGCACGCGCGTATGGCTGCGGTTCAGATGCTGTTGCTGCGAACCTTGATCGCCTACTTTTGGCATCGACCTTACAAAAAGGATCTGGCGCGCTGGGGGACCGAATTACACGACCGCTTCATGTTGCCGCATTACGTCGCGCGCGACATGGAGGACGTCGTTTTGGACTTGCGTAACGCGGGCTTTGCGTTCGAAGCCGAGTGGTTGGATCCGTTCTTAGAGTTTCGCTTTCCCCACTACGGCACGGTCCGTGTGGGGGATATCAAACTGGAGCTGCGCTGGGCCATCGAGCCATGGCACGTGTTGGGTGAGGAAGTCTCGAATGTGGGGACGGCTCGGTTCGTGGACTCGTCGGTGGAGCGGGTTCAGGTCAAACTTAACGGCTTGACCGACAGTCGTTACGTGCTGACTTGCAACGGACGCCGGGTTCCGCTGCATAACACTGGAACTCAGGGCGAGTATGTCGCCGGCGTGCGCTACCGGGCATGGCAGCCACCTTCGGCGCTACATCCCACCATCGGCATCCATTCGCCCTTGGTCTTCGACATTATCGACACCTGGCATGGCCGATCCATCGGCGGATGTACCTACTACGTAGGGCATCCAGGCGGTCGACATTATGATGTGTTCCCCGTCAATGCTTATGTGGCCGAAACCCGACGCGTGAGCCGGTTTTGGGGTTTCGGGCATACCCCCGGGAGAATTGAACCGCCGCCTGAGTACGCACGAATGGGACAATTTGTTCCCGAAGGCAGTGGTCTCGGTCCCGCTCAGCCACCCACGGAGGATGTCAATCCCGACTACCCTCACACCTTGGATATGCGCAAGCGATCCCGTTGGCGAATGTCTTAA
- a CDS encoding copper resistance protein B: protein MMPRKFYYLTAGAVLLGLTTLPVLAEDQSPSNTAEDHSGMDHSGMDHSGMDHSGMDHSGMDHSGMDHSGMDHSGMDHSGM from the coding sequence ATGATGCCAAGAAAGTTCTACTACCTCACGGCCGGCGCTGTGCTGTTAGGCCTCACGACCTTGCCGGTCTTGGCCGAGGATCAATCACCTTCGAATACTGCGGAGGATCACTCCGGCATGGATCACTCCGGCATGGATCACTCCGGCATGGATCACTCCGGCATGGATCACTCCGGCATGGATCACTCCGGCATGGATCACTCCGGCATGGATCACTCCGGCATGGATCACTCCGGCATG